In one window of Leifsonia sp. NPDC080035 DNA:
- a CDS encoding endo alpha-1,4 polygalactosaminidase, with translation MRKGAVWAGAVAACALVAAVIGGCAARPSAPADGAASSPAATLPDPDAGFDYQLGGPSSPPEGVTVVERDRTAPPAGAGYDICYVNGFQTQPDASAAFAKRHPDLVLRAGGKPLADPGWPDEYLFDTSTRAKRAAIAATVGEWIEGCARDGFDAVEIDNLDSYTRSHDALTVDDNLALAADYARIAHGAGLAIAQKNTADQTRRLAKAGYDFAVTESCFAYQECDAYTSVYPVVLDIEYTDELGAARFGAACASDDRPSAMILRDHDLVASSDPAHVYRSCPPRP, from the coding sequence GTGCGGAAGGGTGCGGTCTGGGCGGGTGCGGTCGCGGCGTGCGCTCTGGTGGCGGCCGTGATCGGCGGATGCGCGGCACGACCCTCCGCTCCGGCGGATGGGGCCGCGTCGTCGCCCGCCGCCACGCTTCCCGATCCGGACGCCGGCTTCGACTACCAGCTCGGCGGCCCTTCGTCCCCGCCGGAGGGCGTGACGGTCGTGGAGCGCGACCGGACCGCGCCTCCCGCCGGCGCCGGGTACGACATCTGCTACGTGAACGGCTTCCAGACCCAGCCGGACGCCTCCGCCGCGTTCGCGAAGCGGCACCCCGACCTCGTGCTGCGGGCGGGCGGGAAGCCGCTGGCGGATCCGGGCTGGCCGGACGAGTACCTGTTCGACACCTCCACCCGGGCCAAACGCGCCGCCATCGCGGCGACGGTCGGCGAATGGATCGAGGGCTGCGCGCGCGACGGCTTCGACGCGGTGGAGATCGACAACCTCGACTCGTACACGCGCTCGCACGACGCCCTGACCGTGGACGACAACCTGGCGCTCGCGGCGGACTACGCGCGCATCGCCCACGGCGCGGGACTCGCGATCGCGCAGAAGAACACCGCCGACCAGACGCGCCGGCTGGCGAAGGCCGGCTACGACTTCGCGGTGACGGAGTCCTGCTTCGCGTACCAGGAATGCGACGCGTACACGTCCGTGTATCCGGTCGTTCTGGACATCGAGTACACGGACGAGCTCGGCGCCGCGCGGTTCGGGGCCGCGTGCGCGAGCGACGACCGCCCCTCCGCGATGATCCTGCGCGACCACGACCTCGTCGCGTCGTCGGACCCTGCCCACGTCTACCGGTCCTGCCCGCCGCGCCCCTGA
- a CDS encoding heavy metal-associated domain-containing protein: MSVSEYQVTGMTCEHCERSVREEVGRIPGVEDIRVSAQSGSLVVTSADPLDDAAVFAAVDEAGYTAVRA; the protein is encoded by the coding sequence ATGAGCGTCAGCGAATACCAGGTGACCGGGATGACCTGCGAGCACTGCGAGCGATCGGTGCGCGAAGAGGTCGGCCGCATCCCCGGCGTCGAGGACATCCGGGTGAGCGCGCAGAGCGGCTCCCTCGTTGTCACCTCCGCCGACCCGCTCGACGACGCGGCGGTGTTCGCCGCGGTCGACGAGGCGGGCTACACCGCGGTCCGCGCGTAG
- a CDS encoding CDGSH iron-sulfur domain-containing protein, which translates to MTRDEQPPEVVVCPNGPLLVRGHVDLVTPEGEPVQQRRRTIALCRCGVSSIKPFCDGTHKAVHFTTEDTAH; encoded by the coding sequence ATGACCAGGGACGAGCAGCCGCCGGAGGTCGTCGTCTGCCCGAACGGTCCCCTGCTGGTCCGCGGCCACGTCGACCTGGTGACGCCGGAGGGCGAGCCCGTGCAGCAGCGCCGGCGCACGATCGCGCTCTGCCGGTGCGGCGTGTCCTCGATCAAACCGTTCTGCGACGGGACGCACAAGGCCGTGCACTTCACGACGGAGGACACGGCGCACTGA
- a CDS encoding heavy metal translocating P-type ATPase, whose translation MSTTATPGTAGSSIELEIGGMTCASCAMRIEKKLNRLDGVNATVNYATEKARVAIPDGYEPALLVAEVEKAGYTATLPAPPAAEGEADGESLGAPADGADPELSALRTRLIVSVVLTVPVVALAMIPALQFTYWQWASLTLAAPVVVWGAWPFHRAAAINIRHGAATMDTLISLGTTAAFLWSLYALFLGTAGMPGMTHPFEFTLARSDGAFDIYLEVAAGVTTFILAGRYFEKRSKRRAGAALRALLELGAKDVAVLRDGVEHRIPVARLRVGDEFVVRPGEKIATDGVVVSGTSAVDASLLTGESIPQEVGPGATVTGATLNAGGRLVVRATRIGADTQLAQMAKLVEDAQSGKAQIQRLADRVSGVFVPIVIAIALGTLAVWLLIGAGPAAAFTAAVAVLVIACPCALGLATPTALLVGTGRGAQLGVLITGPEVLESTKAVDTVVLDKTGTVTTGRMSLVGTVTEPGTDADELLRLAGALEDASEHPIARAIASAAREAGSLPAVEGFQNAEGRGVHGIVDGHAVLVGRESLLADWSIALGPAVAAAKAEAEREGTTVVAVGWDGRPRGILLVADTVKPTSAEAVARLRALGLDPVLLTGDNDAVARRIAAEVGIQRVIAEVLPADKVAVVERLQREGRAVAMVGDGVNDAPALAQADLGIAMGGGADVAIQAADITLVRGDLRSAVDAIRLSRRTLGTIRTNLFWAFAYNVAAIPVAALGLLNPMLAGAAMAFSSVFVVGNSLRLRGFRSIVR comes from the coding sequence ATGAGCACAACGGCAACGCCGGGCACCGCGGGATCGAGCATCGAGCTCGAGATCGGCGGGATGACCTGCGCGTCCTGCGCCATGCGGATCGAGAAGAAGCTGAACCGGCTCGACGGCGTGAACGCCACGGTCAACTACGCGACGGAGAAGGCGCGGGTCGCCATCCCCGACGGCTACGAGCCCGCGCTGCTCGTGGCCGAGGTGGAGAAAGCGGGATACACGGCCACTCTCCCCGCACCGCCCGCGGCCGAGGGCGAGGCCGATGGTGAGAGCTTGGGCGCCCCCGCCGACGGCGCCGACCCCGAGCTGAGCGCGCTCCGCACCCGGTTGATCGTCTCCGTGGTCCTGACCGTCCCCGTGGTCGCGCTGGCGATGATCCCCGCGCTCCAGTTCACGTACTGGCAGTGGGCATCGCTGACGCTCGCGGCGCCCGTCGTGGTGTGGGGCGCGTGGCCGTTCCACCGGGCGGCCGCGATCAACATCCGGCACGGCGCCGCGACGATGGACACCCTCATCTCCCTGGGGACGACGGCGGCCTTCCTCTGGTCGCTGTACGCGCTCTTCCTCGGTACGGCCGGGATGCCGGGGATGACGCACCCGTTCGAGTTCACTCTCGCGCGCTCCGACGGCGCCTTCGACATCTACCTGGAGGTCGCGGCCGGGGTCACCACGTTCATCCTGGCCGGCCGCTACTTCGAGAAGCGCTCGAAGCGGCGAGCGGGCGCGGCGCTGCGGGCTCTGCTGGAGCTCGGCGCCAAGGATGTGGCCGTGCTGCGGGACGGCGTCGAGCACCGCATCCCGGTCGCCCGGCTGCGCGTCGGCGACGAGTTCGTCGTCCGGCCGGGCGAGAAGATCGCCACCGACGGTGTCGTCGTCTCGGGGACCTCGGCGGTCGACGCCTCCCTGCTCACCGGCGAGTCGATCCCGCAGGAGGTCGGCCCGGGCGCGACGGTGACCGGAGCCACGCTGAACGCGGGCGGGCGGCTGGTGGTGCGTGCGACGCGCATCGGCGCCGACACCCAGCTCGCCCAGATGGCGAAACTCGTCGAAGACGCGCAGAGCGGCAAGGCGCAGATCCAGCGCCTGGCGGACCGGGTCTCCGGGGTGTTCGTGCCGATCGTGATCGCGATCGCCCTGGGAACCCTCGCGGTGTGGCTGCTCATCGGCGCCGGCCCGGCCGCGGCGTTCACCGCGGCGGTCGCCGTGCTGGTGATCGCCTGCCCGTGCGCGCTCGGCCTGGCCACCCCGACCGCACTGCTCGTCGGAACCGGACGCGGGGCCCAGCTCGGTGTCCTCATCACGGGTCCGGAGGTGCTGGAGAGCACGAAGGCCGTCGACACCGTGGTGCTCGACAAGACCGGCACCGTGACGACCGGGCGGATGAGCCTGGTCGGGACGGTGACCGAGCCGGGCACGGACGCGGACGAGCTGCTTCGTCTCGCCGGAGCACTGGAGGACGCCTCCGAGCACCCGATCGCGCGGGCGATCGCATCCGCGGCGCGCGAAGCCGGTTCGCTTCCCGCCGTGGAGGGCTTCCAGAACGCGGAGGGTCGCGGCGTGCACGGCATCGTCGACGGGCACGCGGTGCTGGTCGGCCGGGAGAGCCTGCTGGCCGACTGGTCCATCGCGCTCGGCCCGGCCGTGGCCGCGGCGAAGGCGGAGGCCGAACGGGAGGGCACGACGGTGGTCGCGGTCGGCTGGGACGGGCGCCCGCGCGGCATCCTCCTGGTCGCCGACACGGTGAAGCCGACGAGCGCGGAGGCTGTGGCCCGACTGCGCGCCCTCGGCCTCGACCCGGTGCTGCTGACCGGGGACAACGACGCGGTCGCGCGGCGCATCGCGGCCGAGGTGGGCATCCAGCGGGTGATCGCCGAGGTGCTGCCCGCCGACAAGGTCGCGGTGGTCGAACGGCTGCAGCGCGAGGGCCGGGCGGTGGCGATGGTGGGAGACGGCGTCAACGACGCACCGGCGCTCGCCCAGGCCGACCTGGGGATCGCGATGGGCGGCGGCGCCGACGTGGCGATCCAGGCGGCGGACATCACGCTGGTGCGCGGCGACCTCCGCAGCGCCGTGGACGCGATCCGGCTCTCCCGGAGGACGCTCGGCACCATCCGGACGAACCTGTTCTGGGCGTTCGCGTACAACGTGGCGGCGATCCCGGTCGCGGCCCTCGGCCTCCTGAACCCGATGCTCGCCGGCGCGGCGATGGCGTTCTCCAGTGTGTTCGTCGTCGGCAACAGCCTGCGCCTGCGCGGGTTCCGCAGCATCGTCCGCTAG
- a CDS encoding DNA starvation/stationary phase protection protein produces MATARTKSGTKSTSAKVSAPRTSSPKGASAGEHSTRRENAEGGFVASASLAGDLQRVHVDLIELHLQGKQAHWNIVGRNFRDLHLQLDEIVEAAREFSDDVAERLRALHATPDGRSRTVSEQTSLEEFPNGEIDTAAAVDLITNRLESVVRTMRSVHDDVDEEDPTSADLLHAIIERFEQLAWMVSAENRTPSAQ; encoded by the coding sequence ATGGCCACTGCGCGCACGAAGTCCGGAACGAAGAGCACGTCGGCGAAGGTGTCCGCGCCGCGGACGAGCTCTCCGAAGGGAGCGAGCGCCGGCGAGCACTCCACCCGTCGCGAGAACGCGGAGGGCGGCTTCGTCGCCTCCGCCTCGCTCGCCGGCGACCTGCAGCGGGTTCACGTGGACCTGATCGAGCTGCACCTGCAGGGAAAGCAGGCGCACTGGAACATCGTCGGCCGCAACTTCCGCGACCTGCACCTGCAACTCGACGAGATCGTCGAGGCGGCCCGCGAGTTCAGCGACGACGTCGCCGAGCGGCTGCGCGCGCTGCACGCGACTCCGGACGGGCGCTCCCGCACGGTGTCCGAGCAGACCTCGCTGGAGGAGTTCCCGAACGGCGAGATCGACACCGCGGCAGCGGTCGACCTGATCACCAACCGCCTCGAGAGCGTCGTTCGCACCATGCGGTCGGTGCACGACGACGTTGACGAGGAGGACCCGACCTCGGCCGACCTGCTGCACGCGATCATCGAGCGGTTCGAGCAGCTGGCCTGGATGGTCAGCGCGGAGAACCGCACCCCCTCCGCCCAGTGA
- a CDS encoding isochorismatase family protein — MSTLVGREGTALLVIDVQNGVIGGAHRRDEVVANIRGLVDRARAEGTPVVWVQHSDEHVERGSDDWRFVDELVRDDAEPLVEKHYPDAFEGTGLEDVLAGAGVSRIVVTGSQTDECIRSTIHGGFTRGYDVTLVEDAHTTEDLSEWGAPPPELVVAHTNMYWSGHTGPGRTADIAPAATVPLR; from the coding sequence GTGAGCACGCTCGTCGGACGGGAGGGGACGGCGCTGCTGGTGATCGACGTGCAGAACGGCGTGATCGGCGGTGCGCACCGACGCGACGAGGTCGTCGCGAACATCCGCGGTCTCGTCGACCGAGCGCGGGCCGAGGGAACCCCGGTCGTCTGGGTGCAGCACTCGGACGAGCATGTCGAGCGCGGCAGCGACGACTGGCGGTTCGTCGACGAACTCGTCCGCGACGACGCGGAGCCGCTGGTGGAGAAGCACTACCCGGACGCGTTCGAGGGCACCGGACTCGAGGATGTCCTCGCCGGGGCGGGCGTGAGCCGCATCGTCGTGACGGGCTCGCAGACCGACGAGTGCATCCGTTCGACCATCCACGGCGGCTTCACGCGCGGCTACGACGTGACGCTGGTCGAGGACGCGCACACCACCGAGGACCTCAGCGAGTGGGGCGCACCGCCGCCGGAACTGGTGGTCGCCCACACCAACATGTACTGGTCGGGCCACACCGGCCCCGGCCGCACGGCCGACATCGCGCCCGCGGCCACCGTGCCCCTGCGCTGA
- a CDS encoding heavy metal translocating P-type ATPase produces the protein MHAGHDAHAGHDMHGGHDMHGGHGDHVGQFRRLFWINLVIAVPVVATSGMFAMILGYTVPGWAGWIAPVLGTVMYVWGGWPFLTGAVSELRTRKPGMMLLIGLAITVAFLASWGATLGLLDHELEFWWELALLIVIMLLGHWIEMRSLAQTSSALDSLAALLPDEAERVEGDEVVPVSPADLRVGDVVLVRPGGSIPADGRIVSGRADMDESMVTGESRSVSRGEGDPVTAGTVATDSGIRVEVTATGDDTALAGIQRLVAEAQNSSSRAQRIADRAAALLFWFALGAAAITAVVWTLVGSPDDAVVRTITVLVIACPHALGLAIPLVVSIATERAARGGVLVKDRLALESMRTVDTVLFDKTGTLTTGEPTVTEVQAAGGMDADGVLALAAAAEADSEHPLAKAIVRAAREKSLPVARATGFGSAPAVGVTATVDGAEIRVGGPRLLEEVGGEELPHAEEWRSDGSIILHVVRDGAVIGALRLADAVRPESRQAVDALHALGVQVVMITGDAEAVANAVGAELGIDRVYAGVRPEDKSQTVAELQKEGRKVAMVGDGVNDAPALAQADVGIAIGAGTDVAIASAGVILASSDPRSVLSVIELSRATYRKMKQNLWWAAGYNLLSVPLAAGVLAPIGFVLPMSVGAILMSLSTVVVALNAQLLRRLDLSPEKSAAAVAR, from the coding sequence ATGCACGCCGGGCACGACGCGCACGCCGGCCACGACATGCACGGCGGCCACGACATGCACGGCGGCCACGGCGACCACGTCGGCCAGTTCCGGCGGCTGTTCTGGATCAACCTCGTCATCGCCGTGCCCGTCGTCGCCACGTCGGGGATGTTCGCGATGATCCTCGGCTACACCGTGCCCGGCTGGGCGGGCTGGATCGCGCCCGTGCTCGGCACCGTGATGTACGTCTGGGGCGGCTGGCCGTTCCTCACCGGCGCGGTCAGCGAGCTGCGGACGCGGAAGCCCGGCATGATGCTCCTGATCGGCCTGGCGATCACGGTGGCGTTCCTCGCCTCGTGGGGGGCGACGCTCGGCCTGCTGGACCACGAGCTCGAGTTCTGGTGGGAGCTCGCGCTGCTGATCGTGATCATGCTGCTCGGCCACTGGATCGAGATGCGGTCGCTGGCGCAGACCAGCTCCGCGCTCGACTCGCTCGCCGCGCTGCTGCCGGACGAGGCGGAGCGCGTGGAGGGCGACGAGGTCGTCCCGGTCTCCCCCGCCGACCTGCGCGTCGGTGACGTGGTGCTCGTGCGCCCGGGCGGCAGCATCCCCGCCGACGGCAGGATCGTGAGCGGCCGCGCCGACATGGACGAGTCGATGGTCACCGGGGAGTCGCGCTCCGTGTCCCGCGGCGAGGGCGACCCGGTCACGGCGGGCACGGTGGCGACCGACTCCGGCATCCGGGTGGAGGTCACCGCAACCGGAGACGACACGGCGCTCGCCGGCATCCAGCGCCTGGTGGCGGAGGCGCAGAACTCGTCGTCCCGCGCCCAGCGGATCGCCGACCGCGCCGCCGCCCTGCTGTTCTGGTTCGCGCTCGGGGCAGCGGCGATCACCGCGGTCGTCTGGACGCTGGTCGGCAGCCCGGACGACGCGGTCGTCCGCACGATCACCGTGCTCGTGATCGCCTGCCCGCACGCGCTCGGCCTCGCCATCCCGCTCGTCGTCTCGATCGCGACGGAACGCGCGGCCCGCGGCGGCGTGCTCGTGAAGGACCGGCTGGCGTTGGAGAGTATGCGCACGGTCGACACGGTGCTCTTCGACAAGACCGGAACGCTCACGACCGGCGAGCCGACGGTGACCGAGGTCCAGGCGGCGGGCGGGATGGATGCGGACGGCGTGCTCGCGCTCGCCGCGGCCGCGGAGGCGGACAGCGAGCACCCGCTCGCGAAGGCGATCGTGCGGGCCGCCCGCGAGAAGTCGCTTCCGGTCGCGCGGGCGACCGGATTCGGCTCCGCACCCGCGGTCGGTGTGACCGCGACCGTGGACGGCGCAGAGATCCGCGTCGGCGGCCCCCGGCTGCTCGAGGAGGTCGGCGGCGAGGAGCTGCCGCACGCCGAGGAGTGGCGCAGCGACGGCTCGATCATCCTGCACGTCGTCCGCGACGGCGCGGTGATCGGCGCGCTGCGACTGGCCGACGCGGTGCGGCCGGAGTCGCGGCAGGCGGTGGATGCGCTGCACGCGCTCGGCGTGCAGGTCGTGATGATCACCGGCGACGCCGAGGCGGTCGCCAACGCGGTCGGCGCCGAGCTCGGCATCGACCGCGTGTATGCCGGGGTCCGTCCGGAGGACAAGTCCCAGACGGTGGCGGAGCTGCAGAAGGAGGGCAGGAAGGTCGCGATGGTGGGCGACGGCGTGAACGACGCGCCGGCGCTCGCGCAGGCGGACGTCGGCATCGCGATCGGCGCGGGCACCGACGTCGCCATCGCCTCGGCCGGGGTCATCCTTGCGAGCTCGGACCCGCGCAGCGTGCTGTCGGTGATCGAGCTGTCCCGGGCGACCTATCGCAAGATGAAGCAGAACCTGTGGTGGGCGGCCGGCTACAACCTGCTCTCGGTGCCGCTGGCGGCCGGTGTGCTCGCGCCGATCGGGTTCGTGCTGCCGATGTCGGTGGGGGCCATCCTGATGTCGCTGTCCACCGTGGTCGTCGCCTTGAACGCGCAGTTGCTACGCCGTCTGGACCTCAGCCCGGAGAAGAGCGCTGCGGCGGTCGCTCGTTAG
- a CDS encoding glycosyltransferase, protein MSVRHILIAVPARDEELTLGACVRSLARARALVDVPSTVVVVLDSCTDDSAGVLRRFPDVLVLEREHGNVGRSRADAVAAGLAAIRIPEVRQEEIWLAFTDADGTVPPGWLREHLTAERAADAYVGAVVPRLADLDASRRHAWHRSHGPGATVGHVHGANLGVRASAYTAVGGFPPLPVGEDVELVARLRADGFRVVADDAEPVRTSSRLIGRAPDGYARYLRDLTA, encoded by the coding sequence GTGAGCGTGCGGCACATCCTGATCGCGGTCCCGGCGCGGGACGAGGAGCTCACGCTGGGCGCCTGCGTGCGCTCGCTCGCGCGCGCCCGGGCCCTCGTCGACGTGCCGTCCACGGTCGTCGTGGTGCTGGACTCGTGCACCGACGACTCGGCCGGGGTCCTCAGGCGGTTCCCGGACGTCCTTGTCCTGGAGCGCGAGCACGGCAACGTCGGGCGGAGCCGCGCCGACGCCGTCGCCGCCGGGCTCGCCGCGATCCGGATTCCGGAGGTTCGTCAGGAGGAGATCTGGCTCGCGTTCACGGACGCCGACGGCACCGTCCCGCCCGGCTGGTTGCGCGAGCACCTGACAGCGGAGCGCGCCGCGGACGCGTACGTCGGCGCGGTCGTCCCCCGGCTCGCGGACCTGGACGCGTCGCGCCGGCACGCCTGGCACCGCAGCCACGGTCCGGGCGCGACGGTCGGGCACGTGCACGGCGCCAACCTCGGGGTGCGGGCGAGCGCATACACCGCGGTCGGCGGGTTCCCGCCGCTTCCCGTCGGGGAGGATGTGGAGCTGGTCGCGCGGCTGCGGGCGGACGGGTTCCGGGTCGTCGCGGACGACGCCGAACCCGTGCGCACCTCGAGCCGCCTCATCGGGCGGGCGCCGGACGGCTACGCCCGCTACCTGCGCGACCTCACCGCGTGA
- a CDS encoding MFS transporter, which translates to MSATGGERSGVFRVPGFASYWSAYTVSAFGSYVTSLALQVLVVALDGSATDVGLVSAARWAPYLVLGLVVGALVDRRRRRPIVVGSDLGRFLLLAAIAVLGWIGWLGIPLLLVLVALVGLLSLTGDAASQALLPRIVPRTALLPAHARTDQSDAVAQTTGPLVAGALVSLLGAATAVVVDALSYLFSAVAIARIRLDEPPSRPLAGARLGHEIAEGLRWVYRHRTLGPMAVGTHLWFLFNAVFGTAFVSFALIELGLDAFQLGVALAGAGVAGLIGSSVAPRIGRRWGAGRAVIASNLVMGLGWAVVAAVPSGVSGWLAAGLLCCGQLLYGLGLGLSNSNEMAYRQALTPDELQARTNTTIRSVNRAMIVVGAPLGGVLATALGYQAAVWIAVAGLVVATAILALSPFRYARHAASDTAASDSPASRP; encoded by the coding sequence ATGTCGGCGACCGGCGGGGAACGATCCGGGGTCTTCCGCGTGCCCGGCTTCGCGTCCTACTGGAGCGCGTACACGGTCTCCGCGTTCGGCTCGTACGTCACCTCGCTCGCACTGCAGGTGCTCGTGGTGGCGTTGGACGGTTCCGCGACGGACGTCGGGCTGGTGAGCGCGGCGCGCTGGGCGCCGTATCTGGTGCTCGGCCTGGTGGTCGGGGCGCTGGTCGACCGGAGGCGCCGCCGGCCCATCGTGGTGGGCAGCGACCTCGGCCGGTTCCTGCTGCTCGCTGCGATCGCGGTCCTCGGCTGGATCGGTTGGCTCGGCATCCCACTGCTCCTGGTGCTGGTAGCCCTCGTCGGCCTGCTGTCGCTGACCGGGGATGCGGCGTCCCAGGCGCTGCTGCCCCGCATCGTCCCGCGCACGGCGCTGCTGCCCGCCCACGCCAGGACCGACCAGAGCGACGCCGTCGCGCAGACGACGGGTCCGCTGGTGGCCGGTGCGCTCGTGTCCCTGCTGGGAGCTGCGACCGCCGTTGTCGTGGATGCGCTCAGTTACCTGTTCTCGGCGGTCGCGATCGCGCGGATCCGTCTCGATGAGCCGCCGTCGCGCCCGCTGGCCGGCGCGCGCCTCGGCCACGAGATCGCGGAGGGGCTCCGGTGGGTGTACCGGCATCGCACGCTCGGTCCGATGGCGGTCGGGACGCACCTCTGGTTCCTGTTCAATGCCGTGTTCGGCACGGCGTTCGTCTCCTTCGCCCTGATCGAGCTCGGACTGGACGCCTTCCAGCTGGGCGTCGCACTCGCCGGGGCGGGGGTCGCCGGCCTGATCGGGAGTTCGGTGGCGCCGCGCATCGGACGGCGCTGGGGGGCCGGGCGCGCAGTCATCGCCAGCAACCTTGTCATGGGTCTCGGCTGGGCGGTCGTCGCGGCGGTCCCGTCCGGGGTGTCCGGGTGGCTCGCGGCCGGCCTGCTCTGCTGCGGGCAGCTCCTCTACGGGCTGGGGCTCGGCCTCAGCAACTCGAACGAGATGGCCTACCGCCAGGCGCTCACGCCGGACGAGTTGCAGGCGCGCACGAACACCACCATCCGCTCGGTGAACCGCGCGATGATCGTCGTGGGCGCACCGCTCGGCGGTGTGCTCGCCACAGCACTCGGCTACCAGGCGGCCGTGTGGATCGCCGTCGCCGGCCTGGTCGTTGCGACGGCCATCCTCGCGCTGTCCCCGTTCCGGTACGCTCGCCACGCCGCATCCGACACCGCCGCATCCGACTCCCCCGCATCCCGGCCGTGA
- a CDS encoding dihydrofolate reductase family protein — translation MGSIVVQTFLTLDGVAQAPGASDEDREGGFPHGGWQLGFDDQETVPEWEKRSTALLLGRRTYEIFANAWGVWPEDAPGFQGELTRLYNRIPKYVASNTLTEVGWQNSYLLGPDVPGAVRRLREETEGEIRVWGSTSLIRTLAEHDLIDEYRLMVFPLVLGTGKKLFGDGFPVSRLTLIESHTVPAGIVISTYRRTEAS, via the coding sequence ATGGGTTCGATCGTTGTGCAGACCTTCCTGACACTCGACGGGGTCGCGCAGGCGCCGGGCGCCAGCGACGAGGACCGCGAGGGCGGTTTCCCGCACGGCGGCTGGCAGCTGGGCTTCGATGATCAGGAGACGGTTCCGGAGTGGGAGAAGCGCTCAACGGCGCTGCTGCTCGGCCGGAGGACGTACGAGATCTTCGCGAACGCGTGGGGCGTGTGGCCGGAGGATGCGCCCGGGTTCCAGGGTGAGCTGACCCGGCTCTACAACCGCATCCCGAAGTACGTCGCGTCGAACACACTGACGGAGGTCGGCTGGCAGAACTCGTACCTGCTCGGGCCGGACGTGCCGGGCGCGGTGCGCCGGCTGCGCGAGGAGACCGAGGGCGAGATCCGGGTGTGGGGGAGCACGTCGCTGATCCGGACGCTCGCCGAGCACGACCTCATCGACGAGTACCGGCTCATGGTCTTCCCGCTGGTGCTCGGGACGGGTAAGAAGCTGTTCGGGGACGGCTTCCCGGTCTCGCGCCTGACCCTGATCGAGAGCCACACCGTCCCCGCCGGAATCGTCATCAGCACCTACCGCCGGACGGAGGCATCGTGA
- a CDS encoding iron-containing redox enzyme family protein → MTPEITPRGPVSEALLAALATEPDPESPAMRRVVEEADRALAAAGDLLTDDDLQLTLYVIHGLSYGDTVDADDDWEWDPQVVLVRRRIERAVEAQLRERIPLDDLPQPDAESVAAYLFELTAEDGGPSLSRYIAKKATDEQAHEFVIQRSIYTRKEADPHSWAIPRLTGRAKAALVEVQSDEYGGGRPQRIHAEIFGRTMRGLGLDDAYGAYVDAVPAITLASFTTMSMFGLNRRLRGAIAGHLAAFEMTSSIPNRFYGNGFRRLGYDDAVTDYYDEHVEADAVHEQIAGRDLAGGLAEDHPELLPDIILGAKACLYVDGLAAAHMLESWEAGRSSLRERERVGA, encoded by the coding sequence ATGACACCAGAGATCACACCGCGCGGGCCGGTGAGCGAGGCGCTGCTCGCGGCTCTCGCGACGGAGCCCGACCCCGAGAGCCCCGCCATGCGCCGCGTCGTCGAGGAGGCGGACCGCGCGCTCGCGGCGGCCGGGGACCTACTGACCGACGACGACCTGCAGCTCACCCTGTACGTGATCCACGGCCTCTCCTACGGCGACACCGTCGACGCCGACGATGACTGGGAGTGGGACCCGCAGGTGGTGCTGGTCCGGCGCCGCATCGAGCGCGCCGTGGAGGCGCAGCTGCGCGAGCGCATCCCGCTGGACGACCTGCCGCAGCCGGACGCCGAGTCGGTGGCGGCGTACCTGTTCGAGCTGACCGCCGAGGACGGCGGTCCCAGCCTCTCGCGGTACATCGCCAAGAAGGCGACGGACGAGCAGGCGCACGAGTTCGTCATCCAGCGGTCCATCTACACCCGCAAGGAGGCGGACCCGCACTCCTGGGCGATCCCGCGGCTCACCGGGCGAGCGAAAGCGGCGCTGGTGGAGGTGCAGTCGGACGAGTACGGCGGCGGCCGCCCGCAGCGCATCCACGCGGAGATCTTCGGGCGCACGATGCGCGGACTCGGCTTGGACGACGCCTACGGCGCGTACGTGGACGCGGTGCCCGCGATAACGCTCGCATCCTTCACGACGATGTCGATGTTCGGCCTGAACCGGCGGCTGCGCGGGGCGATCGCGGGACACCTGGCGGCGTTCGAGATGACCTCCTCCATCCCCAACCGGTTCTACGGCAACGGGTTCCGGCGGCTCGGCTACGACGACGCGGTGACCGACTACTACGACGAGCACGTCGAGGCGGACGCGGTGCACGAGCAGATCGCGGGGCGCGACCTGGCCGGTGGCCTCGCCGAGGACCATCCCGAGCTGCTGCCGGACATCATCCTCGGGGCGAAAGCCTGCCTCTACGTCGACGGCCTGGCCGCGGCGCACATGCTGGAGAGCTGGGAGGCCGGACGCAGCTCGCTCCGCGAGCGGGAGCGGGTCGGCGCATGA